CGACCCTTCATGTCCGGTGCCTCGACGCCGATCTGACGGTCGAAGCGACCGGGGCGCAGCAGTGCCGGATCCAGGATGTCCACACGGTTGGTGGCGGCGATGAGGATGACGTTCTGGTTCTCGTCGAACCCGTCCATCTCCACCAGCATCTGGTTCAGCGTCTGCTCGCGCTCGTCGTGCCCGCCGCCCATGCCGGCGCCGCGATGGCGGCCGACGGCGTCGATCTCGTCGATGAAGATGATCGCCGGTGCGTTCTCCTTCGCAGTGTTGAACAGGTCGCGCACACGGCTGGCGCCGACGCCCACGAACATCTCCACGAAGTCGGAGCCGGAGATCGAGTAGAAGGGCACGTTCGCCTCGCCGGCCACGGCCTTGGCGAGCAGGGTCTTGCCGGTGCCGGGCGGGCCGTAGAGCAGCACGCCCTTGGGGATCTTCGCGCCGACGGCCTGGTAGCGGCCGGGGTCGACCAGGAACTGCTTGATCTCGTCGAGCTCCTCGACGGCTTCCTCGGCACCGGCGACGTCCGTGAAGGTGACCTTCGGGGCCTCCTTGTTGAACAGCTTCGCCTTGGACTTGCCGAACTGCATCGCCTTGCCGCCGCCCTGGGCGTTCATGATCAGGAACCAGAACAGGCCGATGAAGAGCAGCAGGGGCAGGAAGGTGAGCAGGAGCGAGGACCACCAGGAGCTGCTGGCGATCTCGTCGGTGAAGCCCTTCTCGGGAGCCGCCTCCGCGACGGCCTGCACGATCTCCTCGCCGCGGGCATCGACGTAGGAGAAGCGCACCTGGGTGCCCTTGCTCTCCTCGCCGTCGACGAAGTCCTCGGACAGGACCAGGTCGACGCGCTGCTGATTGCCGTCGATGATCTTGGCCTGCTCGACGGTGCTGCCCTGCAGCAGCTCGAGGCCCTGCTGGGTGTCGATCTGCTCGTAGCCGTCCCGCCCGAACAGGGAGAACATGGCCATGCCCAGGAGCAGGGCGATGATGATCCAGAGGGCGAGCCCGGAGAAGGGACGACGCTTCTTGCTGCCCGAGCTCTTGGGGTTCTTGGCGGAATCTGCCACGGGATCAGTCCTCGTAGATCGAGCGCAAGAGCACGCCCACGTAGGGGAGGTTGCGGTAGTTCTCGGCGAAGTCGAGGCCGTAGCCGATCACGAACTCGTTCGGGATGTCGAAGCCGATGTACTTCACGTCGATGTCGACGCGTGCGGCGTCGGGCTTGCGCAGCAGGGCCGCGATCTCGACGCTCTTGGGGCCGCGGGAGCGGAGGTTGGACAGCAGCCACTTCAGGGTCAGGCCGGAGTCGATGATGTCCTCGACGATCAGCACGTTGCGGCCGGTGATGTCCCCGGAGAGGTCCTTGAGGATGCGCACGACGCCCGAGGACTTCGTGCCCGAGCCGTAGGAGGAGACCGCCATCCAGTCCATCTCGACCTTGAGGTCGATCTGACGTGCGAGATCCGCCATCACCATCACCGCCCCCTTGAGGACGCCGACCAGGATCGGCGGTTCGTCCGCATAGTCCTCGGCGATCTGCTCTCCGAGCTCGGCGAGCCGTTCGCGGATCTGCTGCTCGTCCAGCAGCACGCGGTCGACATCGGGGTGGGGGTGCGTCTGGGGCACGCGGATCTCCTCCATGGAACGTGGTGGGGTGCGCGAGCCGCGGTTCACGAATCGATGCGGCGCCACACCAACAGGCCGTCGCGGCGAGCGACCTCGATCCTACCCGGAACGGGCACGGCTGCCTGACCGTGCCATGAGACCACCAGGGCATCGATCGCCAGCACCTGCCGTCGGAGCAGGGACTTCGAGGACCCCGGGTCGGAGCCCCGGCGTTTTGCGCGGTCAGCGGAACGTGAGGCGTCGCGCAGGATCCGGGTGCGCAGCGGGCCGGGGGCGGCCGCCAGCGCATGGACGTCCAGCAGCAGCAGGTCCCGCTCCTCGCGGAGCTCGCCGCCGTCGCGGCGCAGCGAGTCCGCCAGCGCGGTCGCCTCGGCGTCGAGGTGATCGGCGTCGGGGCCCACCAGATCGGCGGTGCGGGCGAGGTTCTCGTCGAGGTGCTCCCCGAGGATCTCCCGCAGCAGCGGCAGGGCCCGATGGCGCACCCGGGAGCGCAGCAGCGTCTCGTCGGCGTTCATCGGGTCCTCCCACCAGTGCAGGTCGTGCAGGCGGCAGATCTCCTCGGTGTCGGCCCGGCGCAGGGCGGTGGACTCGTCCCGCCCGCTGCCCAGGAACGGCCGCAGCAGGGCGCCGCGGGCGCGGGGGATCCCGGCCAGGGAGCGGGGCCCACCACCGCGCGCCAGCCCCATCAGCACCTGTTCGGCCTGGTCGTCGAGGGTGTGGGCCATCAGCAGTGCGAGCGCTCCGCGCTCCTCACGCAGCGTCTCGAGCGCCTCGTGCCGCACCGTGCGAGCGGCGTTCTCGAGTCCGCCGGACGCCTGGGCGTCCACCGTGACGCGCAGGATCCGCGCCTCGGCGCCGAGCTGCTGCGCCTGGACCAGCGCCCGCTCCGAGACCTGCGCGGAGCCCTCCTGCAGGCCATGGTCGACGATCGCCGCCTCGGTCTCCAGGCCCATCCGTGAGGCCACCCAGACGGTGGTGGCCAGCAGTGCGAGGGAGTCCGCTCCCCCGCTGAGGCCGACCAGCACCCGCGGCGCCGTCCGGCCGACGGCGGTGTCGTCGGCGAGCAGCGCGAGCCGGGTGGTCAGCGCGGCGCGGACGGCGGTGCGGGAGCGGGCGACGACGGGGGGAGGTCCGGGCATCAGTCCACCTGCACCATCTCGGCGGCGACCTGGTCGACCGCTGCGCGGGCGGCGACCGCGTCGACGCCGTCGAAGCCGTGCACCGCGATCGAGTAGCCGACGGTCCGACCGTCGGGCAGCACCGTCACGCCGGCCAGGGTCGCCGCACCTCCGAGGTAGCCGGTCTTGCCGCGCACGAGACCGCTCGCATCCTCGGTCCCCTCCGCATCGAAACGGTCGGCCAGGGTGCCGGACAGTCCCGCGATGGGCACGTCGAAGAGGATCTGCTCGAGAGCGGGCACCTCTCCGGAGGCCACCTCGGCCAGGACCGCCGAGAGCAGGGCGGGCGACACCCGGTTCTGCCGGGAGAGCCCGGAGCCGTCACGGATCTCGAGGGAGGCGACCGCCTCCGGCGCGACCCCGATCTCCGCGGCGAGCTCCCGGATCTCCGCCTCGACCGCGGCGGCGGCCGCGACCGGGGTGGTCTCCGCGCCGTGGGCGAGGGCCACCAGATGCGCGAGCAGCTCGGCGGTGGTGTTGTCGGAGATCAGCAGGGTGTGGCGCACCAGCTCGGCGAGCGTCTCGGAGTGGATCTCGACCGTCGGCGCCTCCTCCGGCGCCCGGGCACCGGTGATCTCGTCGGCGACCGTGAGCCCGGCCTCGCGGAGCAGCTCGGCGAAGCGTGCGGCGGCGTCCCGGGCCGGGGTGGCCGATTTGGGGCCGTACTGCTCGCCGTCGAGCCATCCCTCCTCCAGGGCGAGGGAGGCGGTGGGGGTCACCCAGCCGCCGTCCCGGCCGTTGTTCCCCCAGGCCGGGTTGGGGCCGCCGTCGAGATAGCTGTCGTCCAGGGCCACGGAGACCTCGCTGGTGCCCTGCTCCGCAGCCAGCGCCGCCGCCCCGGTCGCGAGCTCGCGCAGATCGTCCTCGCTGAGAGTCATGTCACCGCCGCCGACCAGGGTGATCACACCGTCCTGGACGGCGGCTCGGGTGTACAGGACCTCATCCCCGCTGTATTCGCGCAGCACCGCGGCGGCGGTGAGCAGCTTCAGGGTCGAGGCGGGCACCAGCGCGGTGCCGGCATCGCGCTCGGCGAGGGTCCCTCCGGTCTCGGCAGCGACGACGCTGAACGCCAAGCCTCCGGCGACCACCGGCAGGTCCGCTGGGGCAGCCATGCGTTCTTCGAGGTCAGCCGGATCCACCGGGGCCACGCCCGGGACCGAGGTCGGCACGGATTCCTCCGCCGCGACCCGTTCCCAATCCTCGGCGACCGCGCGCGGTCCGAAGCTCGGGCCCTCCGCCGAGCTCTGCACGGTGAGGACGCCGGGGAAGGCGTCCGTGATATCTCCGAGCACATAGAAGCTCGTCGGCACCGCCGCGCACATCACGATCGCGGTGGTGCGCCAGATCTGCTCGGTGGCGCTCGCTCCCATGGTCCCCACGATATGGTGTCGAGGTCTTTACCAGTGGCCTACGGGGCCCGAGCAATGGAGCGGTGTCGTGGAATTCGACGTGACCATCGAGATCCCTCGGGGAAATCGGAACAAGTATGAGGTGGACCACCACAACGGACGCATCCGGCTCGACCGGATGCTGTTCACCGCCACCCGCTACCCGGACGACTACGGATTCATCGAAGGGACCCTCGGCGAGGACGGCGATCCGCTGGACTGCCTGGTGCTGCTCGAGGAACCCACCTTCCCGGGCTGCCTGATCCGCTGCCGCGCGCTGGGCATGTTCCGCATGCGCGACGAGGCCGGCGGCGACGACAAGATCATCGCGGTGCCCGTCGGGGACCAGCGTCAGGTGCGACGCCAGGAGCTGACCGACGTCTCCGAGTTCCACCGCCTGGAGATCCAGCACTTCTTCGAGGTCTACAAGGACCTCGAGCCCGGCAAGAGCGTCGAGGGCGCGCACTGGGAGGGCCGCAGCGATGCGGAGGCGGAGATCCGCCGCTCCTACCAGCGCGCCGTCGGCACGGAGCACGCCAACGACTTCACCCTGGAGGTCTGAGCTCCCGGAGCGGTCCCTCGCGGACCGGGTCCCCACCCCGCACGGAGAGCCGGTCCCCGCGGGGACCGGCCCTCCGTGCACCGCGCCGTCGTGCGCAGGACCGTCGGGCGACCGTCAGCCGGCCGGCGGAACCGCTCTGCCCGCGAGCTCTCCCCGCTGATCGGTGAGCTCACCCTCGAGCGTCGCGCCGTGCGCGAAGATCTCCAGCATCGCCTCGACCACGGAGCGGGCGACCGCCCGGGCGCCGAGCCCGCCGAGCACGGCGCCGATGCCGAAGGGCAGCAGCCGCGCGAGCCAGAGCCTGCCGGCGCGCGCCACGACGCGGCGCCGCACGTACCGGGAGATCTGCGTGCTGACCAGGCCTGGCAGGAAGCCGGCCCGGCCCCCGAGCACGATGTTCCACTGCAGGCCCCGCCGGCCCATCGCCTTGGCGATGATCTCGGTGCCGCGCTCACCGCTGAGCACCCCCATCAGGACCAGGCGGCGGGTGCTGGGCGCCGCCATGTCCACTCCGTGGATATCCGCCGCGGCAAGCGTGAGGAAGGCGCACGCCTCCGCGAAGGACACCCCCTCGCCGATGGTCAGGCCGAGCGCGGCCACCGTGCCCAGCCCCGGCAGCGCCGCGACGCCGCCGATGCCCGCGCCGGTGGCCGTGGTGAGGCCGACGAACCGCTGGGTGACGTGCTCCAGCAGCTGGCGGTCGGTCGCCTCCGGGTGCTTCTCCCGCAGCTTCTCCACATAGCTGCGAGCGAGCGGCGCCTGCACCCTCAGCGCGGCGTCGAGCACCGAGAGCCAGCGCTCGTCGAGCTGTTCGATGAACTCACCGTCCTCGGTCAGCTCGCTCTGCGGGATGGGCGGGGTGCTCTGGTCGCTCTGGGCCACCGTCTGCTCCGTTCTGTCGGGTCGTGATCAGGGTCAAGGTACAGCGTCGGACCGTGCCCGGCCTGAGGGCTGGGCCAGGAGCTCGAGCCGGCGCTCATTGGCCGCTCTCCTACCGTTCGTCCGTCACAGCACGTCGATCAGCCGGCGCCCGCTGGCTGCTCTCCTACCGTTCGTCCCTCTGTGAGGATCGTTGGTGGCTGGTCTGGGACTGGCTGGCAGGCTGGTGTCGACCGTTCCGCGCTGTCGCGTGACTCATCGTGCCTCTGGCTCCGTGTGGATGCTCTTGCTGTGACTTGTCCGCGATGGTGTGGGGCGGCCGGCACCGTCCTGGTCCACTGCAATGGCCTGATCAGAAGATTGTCCGTCCCTCGTCCCGGAGGGTCGTGACTCATCACAGAGTTGCCTCGAAGTGATCCATCCCCAGGCCGGTGCCGACCGTCGACGGTCGTGCCCTTGACCTGGCTGAAGGAAGGACCACCGCCATGCCCATCGTCGCAGACGTCCATCCCTACGTGATAGGCGTCGACACCCACTCCCGCACCCACACCTACGCGATTCTGGCGGCCGATACCGGCGCGCTGCTGCATTCGCGCGAGTTTCCCACCACCGGTCCGGGCCTGGACCGCGCGATCGCCTGGGCCTCTCGTCGCACCGACGGTGACCTCGGGACCTTGTGGGTGATCGAAGGCTGCGCGGCCTACGGGGCGCAACTCACCTCCCGCGTGACCGGCACGGGGTACGTCGTGGTCGAAGCGCCGCGGATGGACAAACGCGCCCAAGCCCCGGCCGGAAAGTCCGATCCCCTGGATGCCCAGCAGATCGCCCGCTCGACATTGCCCCTGGCGATCGACCATCTCCGACACCCCCGCGCGTTCGAGGGGATCCGCAGCGCGCTCCAGATCCTTCTGACCGCGCGAGACCACATGACTCGGGAGCGGACCGCGGCGATCAATGCGTTGACCGCCCTGTTGCGGACCCAGGACCTGGGTATCGACGCGCGTCGTTCGCTGACCAAGGCCCAGCTCGAGACCATGACGGCATGGCGCGAGCGCCGGGAGGACATCGCCCTGGCTGTCGCGCGGCGGTATGCCCGCGACCGGGCCCGGCAGATCCGAGATCTCGGCCAGCGGATCAAGGCCAACGAGCGCGAGCTACGCGACCTCGTCGGCTCCTGCCCTGCCGCCGCACTGACCGAGGAGACCGGATTCGGGCCCGTCAACGCCGCGGTCTGCTACGTGGCCTGGTCTCATCCCGGACGCGTCCGGGACGAGGCCGCATTCGCCTCCCTCGCGGGCGTGAGCCCGCTGCCGGCAGCCTCGGGCAAGACCAACAAACACCGGCTGAACCGGTACGGCGACAGGCAACTGAACAGAGCTCTCTACAGCGTGATCCTGAACCGTTCCCAGCACGATCAGCGGACCCGGGACTACATCGCGACGCATGTCGACGAGCGCCACAGCACTCGCGACGTGCGTCGCATCCTCAAGCGATACCTCGCCCGCCATGTCTACCGACTCCTCAACCAAGCCGCCCGGCAACTCCAGCCGGTTTGACAGACATAGAAGAGTCACAGCACGTCGATCAGCCGGTCACCACCTCGCCCGGGGCGAGGTCGGCGATCTCACCGGTCAGCCCGAGGCGACGGACCGCCTCGGAGAGGTCGCCGTAGTGTCCGGTGTACGCGGCGTCGATGAAGGAGCGGGGCACGGACACGTCATGGCACAGGGTCCCGGCCAGATGGTCGGTCTCGTGCTGGAGGATCCGCGCGGTCCAGCCCAGGTGCTCCTCCTCGACCTCCACCAGTCGGCCGTCCCGCAGCAGCTCCACCGCACTCAGTCGCACCCGGCGCGCACGCGGGACGATCGACTGCCAGCCGTCGACGGAGAGGCACCCCTCGAAGGCGAAGACCCGCTGCGTCCCGAGCGGCTCCAGCACCGGATCCAGCAGCGCACGCAGCGCGAGCGGGCGCCGCTCGAGCAGATCGTCGTCCGCGTCCTCGCCCGGCTCGCTGGCGAAGCCGTCCTCGACCACGTAGAAGCTCAGCGGGAGTCCCACCTGAGGGGCGGCCAGCCCCACCCCCGGCGCTGCGCGCATCGTCGCGGTCATCGCCTCGGCCAGCTCGCACAGCAGCTCGATGTCGATCCGTCCGCGGGCGGGCACCGCACGGCGCCGCAGGGCGGGGTGCCCGGCCTGCACGATCCGCAGCGGATCGCCCTCCTTCGCACGACGATCGAGGATCTTCCGGGTCAGCTCGTTGATGTCCACCACGCCAGTATCCCGCAGCCTCCACCGCGCCCGGCGGTTCCACGCCTCAGAAGTCGGTCCCGACAGGTGAGACGCGCCGTGCGGCATCGCCCGCACAGAGGAGAGCTGCGCTACACTTCCCCGAGCCGGTGCGAAGAAGCACCTCCTGTGGGAACGACCTCGAACCGGCCGCTCATCACTTCACAACGGACCGTCCGGCACGTACCTGCCGGTGAAGGAGAACCACCATGGCAACAGTCACGTTCGACAACGCATCCCGCGTCTACCCGGGCCAGGAGCGCCCCGCCGTCGACAGCCTCGACATCGAGATCGGTGACGGCGAGTTCCTCGTCTTCGTCGGCCCCTCCGGTTGCGGCAAGTCGACCTCCCTGCGCATGCTCGCCGGTCTCGAGGAGATCGACGCCGGCCGCATCCTGATCGGCGATCGCGACGTCACCGACGTCCCGCCGAAGGATCGTGACATCGCGATGGTGTTCCAGAACTACGCGCTGTACCCGCACATGAGCGTCGCCGACAACATGGGCTTCGCCCTGAAGATCGCCGGCAAGCCCAAGGCCGAGATCCGCAAGCGCGTCGAGGACGCCGCCGAGATCCTGGACCTCTCCGAGTACCTGGATCGCAAGCCGAAGGCACTCTCCGGCGGTCAGCGTCAGCGTGTCGCCATGGGCCGCGCCATCGTCCGCTCGCCCCAGGTGTTCCTCATGGACGAGCCGCTGTCGAACCTCGACGCCAAGCTGCGCGTGTCCACCCGTACCCAGATCGCCTCGCTGCAGCGTCGTCTCGGCGTCACCACGGTCTACGTCACCCACGACCAGACCGAGGCGATGACGATGGGTGACCGTGTGGCGGTGCTCGATCGCGGCGTCCTGCAGCAGATCGATCCCCCGCGCCGCATGTACGACCACCCCAACAACGTGTTCGTCGCGGGATTCATCGGCTCCCCGGCCATGAACCTGTTCGAGGCCCCGCTGACCGATCAGGGCGTCGAGTTCGGCGGCGCGGTCATCCCCGTCGACCGCTCCACCCTCTCGGAGACCGATCAGACGAAGGTCACCGTGGGTGTGCGTCCCGAGGACCTGGAGATCGCCTCCGACGACCATGGTCTCGCCATCGAGGTCGACCTCGTCGAGGAGCTCGGCGCCGATGCGTTCATCTACGGCCGTCGTGCCGGAAGCGAGGAGACGGACAAGCCGTTCATCGCCCGGGTCGACGCCCGCCGTCCTCCGAGCAAGGGCGAGACGGTGTACTTCCGCCCCTCCCCGGAGCACGCGCACCTGTTCGACACGAAGAGCGGCCAGCGCCTCGGCGACTGACCACCTCCGCGGCACTGCGCGACGGGCGTCCGGCTTCTGCCGGGCGCCCGTCGCCGTCGTTCCGCCTCTCGACGACCACAGGCACAGGCACAGGCCCGAGGTGACCTTCGCGTCGAGATGACGTGAATTCTCGTCCCGACGGTGCGAAGCTCCTCGGCTCAGGAGACAATGGCCCCATGGCACCTCTGGAGATCACCGCTTCCCGCGCAGATCCGGCCCTGCTGGACCTGCCGTGGGAGACGCCGCTCGAGCAGTGGCCCGACGAGATCCTCGCCGCCCTCCCCCGCGGCATCTCCCGTCACGTCGTGCGCTTCGCACGCGTCTCGGGCCGCGTCCTCGCCCTCAAGGAGATCTCCCACGCCCTCGCGCAGCGCGAGTACGAGATGCTGCGGGTGCTGGGCCGCCTGGAGATTCCCGCCGTGGAGTCCTTCGCCGTCGTCTCCGGCCGGACCACACCGTCGGGCGAGGAGCTCGACGCGGTGCTGATCACGCGCCATCTGCAGTTCTCCCTGCCCTACCGCGCCGTGTTCAGCCAGGTCTCGCGCCCGGACACCGCCCATCGCCTGCTCGACGCGCTCGCGGTGCTGCTGGTGCGTCTGCACCTGGAGGGCTTCTACTGGGGTGACGTCTCCCTGTCCAACACGCTCTTCCGTCGCGATGCCGGTGCCTTCGCCGCCTACCTCGTCGACGTCGAGACCGGTTCCCTCCACGAGCAGCTCTCCACCGGTCAGCGCCACTACGACCTCGACCTGGCACGCACCAACATCATCGGCGAGCTGATGGACCTGCAGGCCGGTGACATGTTCGATCCCGAGGCCGATCCGGTCGCGGTCGGCGACGACCTGATCTCCCGCTACGAGGAGCTGTGGGAGACGCTCACCTCCCGCGAACGGTTCTCCGCCGACGAGCGCTGGAGGGTCTCCGCCCGGATCGAGAAGCTCAACGAGCTGGGCTTCGACGTGGGGGAGCTGGAGATCACCACCGACCTCGACGGCACCACGCTGTCGATCATGCCGAAGGTCGTCGACGCGGGGCACCATGCGCGCCGGCTGATGCGGCTGACCGGGATCGATGCCCAGGAGAACCAGGCCCGCCGGCTGCTCAACGACCTCGATCAGTATCGCGCCGACACCGAACAGCAGCTCGAGGACGAGGAGTTCGTGGCGCACGAGTGGCTCCAGCGGCAGTACGAGCCGGTGGTGCGCGCGGTCCCCCGGTCCATGCGCTCCAAGCTCGAGCCCCCCGAGTTCTTCCATGAGATCCTCGAGCACAAGTGGTTCCTGTCCGAGAAGCAGGGCCATGACGTCAGCCTCGACGAGACCGTGCGCCACTACATCCTCAACGTCCTCATCCACCGGCCGGATGAGAAGTCCCTGGTGACCACCGAGACCTCGGCGCTGCCGATCTTCGATTCCTGAGTCTCGTGGACGCTCAGGACTCCCGAGAGGAGCTCTCCGATTCCATGACCCGCGATCCTCGACCGTCGGCCGCCCGCCTGGACAACCTCAGCCTGCGTGACCAGCTGGGCGTGGATCGGCTGCCGCTGCGGGCCCTCCAGATGATGGTGGGGCTGACCGGGTTCGGATTCTCCCTCGCGCTGCTGCTGGAGTCCGGCCTGGGCGGGGCACCGTGGGACGTCCTGCACACAGCCCTCGCCGATCGGCTCGACCTCACCGTCGGCACGCTCAGCGTCAGCGTGAGCTTCGTGGTGCTGCTGCTCTTCCTGCCGTTGCGCGAACGGATCGGGATCGGGACGATCGCGAATGCGATCTGGGTGGGGGTGAGCATCGACCTGGGCATGCTGGTGCTGCCCGAGGCCCGCGGGCTCCCCCTCGCCGTGGCGATGATGCTCCTGGGGGTGGTCCTCAACGGCATCAGCGGCGCGGTCTACATCGGCGCCCAGCTCGGGGCGGGGCCCCGCGACGGGCTGATGACAGGGCTGGGCCGGGTGCTGAATCGGCCCGTCGGGCCGGTCCGCATCGTGCTCGAGGTGATCGTCCTGATCACCGGGACGCTGCTGGGTGGAGCGCTCGGCGTCGCCACGGTGGTCTACGCGCTCGGGCTCGGCCCGATCATCCAGCTGACCCTGCCGTACGTGACCATCCCGGTGCGCACGCTGAACGGACGGGCGATCGCGGCGCCGACCGTGCCGCAGTCGGAGCCGGCACCGGGGCCCGCACAGCCCCGCTGACCCGCTGCTCTCCTCCCGGCTCGTCCCTCGCCAGCACGTCGATCAGCCCCGCTGACCCGCTGCTCTCCTCCCGGCTCGTCCCTCGCCAGCACGTCGATCAGCCCCGCTGACCCGCTGCTCTCCTCCCGGCTCGTCCCTCGCCAGCACGTCGATCAGCCCCGCTGACCCGCTGCTCTCCTCCCGGCTCGTCCCTCGCCAGCACGTCGATCAGCCCAGGCCCTGGCCCTCGCGCACGCCGGAGATCTCGTAGAGGGCGATCGCGGCCGCGACCGAGGCGTTCAGCGACTCTGAGCGCCCGGCCATCGGGATCGACACCACCTGGTCGCTGATCTCGCGGGCCAGGCGGGACAGCCCCTTGCCCTCGGCCCCGACGACGAGCGCGGTCGGCTGGGTGCCCAGCTCGAGCCCGCGGGTGGTGACGTCGCCCTCGGCATCGAGGCCCAGCACGAACACGTCCTTCTCCTTCAGCGAGGTCAGGGTCCGGTTGAGATTCGTGACCTGCGCGACGCGGACCCGACCGGCCGCACCGGCGGCGACCTTCCATACGCTCGCGGTCATCGAGACGCTGCGGCGCTCCGGCAGGATCACGCCATGGGCTCCGAAGGCGTCGGCCGAACGCAGGATCGCGCCCAGGTTGCGGGGGTCGGTGATGCCGTCCAGGGCGACCAGCAGCGGTGGCTCGAAGCGGTCCGCGGCGATCCGCAGCAGCTCGTCGACCTCCGCGTACTCGTACGGCGGGATGGTCAGCGCCACGCCCTGGTGGACGGCGTGATCGGTCATGCGGTCCAGATCTGTGCGCGAGGCCTCCGCGACCGGCAGGCCACGGGCGGTGGCCAGGCGCATGATCTCGCCCACCCGCTCGTCGGTCTCCAGGCGGACCATCACCGTCAGCCGGGTGGCGGGCACCTCCTCACGCAGCGCCTCGAGCACCGCGTTGCGGCCGGCGACCTGGTCGCTGCCGGGCGTCTTCCGCACTCCCTTGCCCCCGCCGCCGCGCCGCGGAGCGGTGCCTGCGGAGGACGAGGCGCCCTTGTACGCCTTGTGGTTCGGACGGTCCTCGGCCTTCGGAGTCGGTCCCTTGCCCTCGAGCGCACGGCGACGCACACCGCCGGAACCGACGGTCGCGCCCTTCTTGCCCTTGCGCACCGCACCGCGGCGCGCGCTGTTCCCTGCCATCGTTCGTCTCCTCAGTCCTGCTCAGTCTCGGTTCACGAGGGTCCAGCGGGCGCCGTCGGCCCCATCCTCGATGCGGATCCCGGCCTCGCTCAGCGCATCGCGCAGCGCATCCGCCCGGGCCCAGTCCTTCTGCGCGCGTGCCGCCTCCCGGGCGGCCAACTGCGCGGTGATCAGTGCGTCCAGCGCCTCGTGCGCGCCCTCGGCGGTGCCGTCGGCCTGCCCCCACTGCTCGCCGAGGGGGTCCAGCCCCAGCACGTCGAGCATCGCCCGGAGCCGTCCCAGGGAGCCGGAGATCTCCTCCGGGTCCGCAGCGCCCCCCGCGGCCAGCAGCGTGTTGAGCGTGGACTGCTCACGATGGATGACGGCGAGCGCCTCCGGGACGGTGAGGTCGTCATCCATCGCGGCGACGAAGTCCTCGGGCAGCTCCACCGCGGCCAGCTCTGCATCGACAGCGGCGAGGGGGTGCGGGCCGAGCCGCTGGGCGGCCCGGACCGCGGTCGCGCGGAAGCGCTCCCAGACGGTCTCCGCCTCGGCCATCGCGGTCGCGTTGTACTCGACCGTGGCGCGGTAGTGCCCGCTGACCAGCGCGAGCCG
The window above is part of the Brachybacterium vulturis genome. Proteins encoded here:
- the hpt gene encoding hypoxanthine phosphoribosyltransferase gives rise to the protein MPQTHPHPDVDRVLLDEQQIRERLAELGEQIAEDYADEPPILVGVLKGAVMVMADLARQIDLKVEMDWMAVSSYGSGTKSSGVVRILKDLSGDITGRNVLIVEDIIDSGLTLKWLLSNLRSRGPKSVEIAALLRKPDAARVDIDVKYIGFDIPNEFVIGYGLDFAENYRNLPYVGVLLRSIYED
- the tilS gene encoding tRNA lysidine(34) synthetase TilS, translating into MPGPPPVVARSRTAVRAALTTRLALLADDTAVGRTAPRVLVGLSGGADSLALLATTVWVASRMGLETEAAIVDHGLQEGSAQVSERALVQAQQLGAEARILRVTVDAQASGGLENAARTVRHEALETLREERGALALLMAHTLDDQAEQVLMGLARGGGPRSLAGIPRARGALLRPFLGSGRDESTALRRADTEEICRLHDLHWWEDPMNADETLLRSRVRHRALPLLREILGEHLDENLARTADLVGPDADHLDAEATALADSLRRDGGELREERDLLLLDVHALAAAPGPLRTRILRDASRSADRAKRRGSDPGSSKSLLRRQVLAIDALVVSWHGQAAVPVPGRIEVARRDGLLVWRRIDS
- a CDS encoding D-alanyl-D-alanine carboxypeptidase/D-alanyl-D-alanine-endopeptidase, coding for MGASATEQIWRTTAIVMCAAVPTSFYVLGDITDAFPGVLTVQSSAEGPSFGPRAVAEDWERVAAEESVPTSVPGVAPVDPADLEERMAAPADLPVVAGGLAFSVVAAETGGTLAERDAGTALVPASTLKLLTAAAVLREYSGDEVLYTRAAVQDGVITLVGGGDMTLSEDDLRELATGAAALAAEQGTSEVSVALDDSYLDGGPNPAWGNNGRDGGWVTPTASLALEEGWLDGEQYGPKSATPARDAAARFAELLREAGLTVADEITGARAPEEAPTVEIHSETLAELVRHTLLISDNTTAELLAHLVALAHGAETTPVAAAAAVEAEIRELAAEIGVAPEAVASLEIRDGSGLSRQNRVSPALLSAVLAEVASGEVPALEQILFDVPIAGLSGTLADRFDAEGTEDASGLVRGKTGYLGGAATLAGVTVLPDGRTVGYSIAVHGFDGVDAVAARAAVDQVAAEMVQVD
- a CDS encoding inorganic diphosphatase, with amino-acid sequence MEFDVTIEIPRGNRNKYEVDHHNGRIRLDRMLFTATRYPDDYGFIEGTLGEDGDPLDCLVLLEEPTFPGCLIRCRALGMFRMRDEAGGDDKIIAVPVGDQRQVRRQELTDVSEFHRLEIQHFFEVYKDLEPGKSVEGAHWEGRSDAEAEIRRSYQRAVGTEHANDFTLEV
- a CDS encoding IS110 family transposase, yielding MPIVADVHPYVIGVDTHSRTHTYAILAADTGALLHSREFPTTGPGLDRAIAWASRRTDGDLGTLWVIEGCAAYGAQLTSRVTGTGYVVVEAPRMDKRAQAPAGKSDPLDAQQIARSTLPLAIDHLRHPRAFEGIRSALQILLTARDHMTRERTAAINALTALLRTQDLGIDARRSLTKAQLETMTAWRERREDIALAVARRYARDRARQIRDLGQRIKANERELRDLVGSCPAAALTEETGFGPVNAAVCYVAWSHPGRVRDEAAFASLAGVSPLPAASGKTNKHRLNRYGDRQLNRALYSVILNRSQHDQRTRDYIATHVDERHSTRDVRRILKRYLARHVYRLLNQAARQLQPV
- a CDS encoding peptide deformylase; the protein is MDINELTRKILDRRAKEGDPLRIVQAGHPALRRRAVPARGRIDIELLCELAEAMTATMRAAPGVGLAAPQVGLPLSFYVVEDGFASEPGEDADDDLLERRPLALRALLDPVLEPLGTQRVFAFEGCLSVDGWQSIVPRARRVRLSAVELLRDGRLVEVEEEHLGWTARILQHETDHLAGTLCHDVSVPRSFIDAAYTGHYGDLSEAVRRLGLTGEIADLAPGEVVTG
- a CDS encoding ABC transporter ATP-binding protein gives rise to the protein MATVTFDNASRVYPGQERPAVDSLDIEIGDGEFLVFVGPSGCGKSTSLRMLAGLEEIDAGRILIGDRDVTDVPPKDRDIAMVFQNYALYPHMSVADNMGFALKIAGKPKAEIRKRVEDAAEILDLSEYLDRKPKALSGGQRQRVAMGRAIVRSPQVFLMDEPLSNLDAKLRVSTRTQIASLQRRLGVTTVYVTHDQTEAMTMGDRVAVLDRGVLQQIDPPRRMYDHPNNVFVAGFIGSPAMNLFEAPLTDQGVEFGGAVIPVDRSTLSETDQTKVTVGVRPEDLEIASDDHGLAIEVDLVEELGADAFIYGRRAGSEETDKPFIARVDARRPPSKGETVYFRPSPEHAHLFDTKSGQRLGD